A stretch of the Porifericola rhodea genome encodes the following:
- a CDS encoding iron ABC transporter permease, whose product MPATLKPSQITSVHQKRPHALLLTGLGMLMILLWLADIALGSVAIPFTEVLNKLSGQSLDNTAFENIIMKIRLPKAITAVLAGAALSVGGLQMQTLFRNPLAGPSVLGVTSGASLGVAVVTLSSGQATTLYAIQELGISGSWLVAIASSLGAALVLFIILGISFRVSDYVVLLIAGIMIGNITLSLVSLWQYFSNPEQIQNYLLWTFGSLHGVTQKHLGLMSAVVILGLLLTFALSKPLNALLLGEHYAQSLGVSIRQLRIGVIIATSLLAGVVTAFCGPIGFIGIAVPHLSRGLFHTAHHGVLIPACALLGAITLLACDLISQVPGSAITLPLNAITALIGSPVVIYVILKNRKQQTAFS is encoded by the coding sequence ATGCCTGCTACGCTTAAGCCCTCACAAATTACATCTGTACATCAGAAAAGACCGCATGCCTTACTACTTACTGGTCTGGGTATGCTGATGATTTTGCTATGGCTGGCAGATATTGCCTTGGGGTCTGTAGCCATTCCCTTTACTGAGGTGCTTAACAAACTTAGCGGCCAGTCTCTAGACAATACCGCCTTTGAGAATATTATTATGAAGATTAGGCTACCTAAAGCTATTACCGCAGTTCTGGCCGGAGCAGCCCTATCGGTGGGTGGTTTACAAATGCAGACACTGTTCCGTAATCCATTAGCTGGTCCCTCGGTGCTAGGGGTTACTTCTGGTGCCAGCCTGGGCGTAGCAGTAGTCACACTATCCAGTGGGCAGGCTACCACTCTCTACGCTATACAGGAACTGGGCATCAGCGGAAGCTGGCTGGTAGCCATTGCCTCCAGCCTGGGAGCAGCGCTGGTGCTTTTTATTATACTAGGCATATCTTTTCGGGTTAGCGATTATGTAGTGCTGCTAATCGCAGGTATCATGATCGGAAATATTACCCTCTCCCTGGTAAGCCTATGGCAATACTTTAGCAATCCGGAGCAGATACAAAACTACCTCCTGTGGACATTTGGCAGCCTGCACGGCGTTACACAAAAACATTTAGGCCTTATGTCTGCTGTTGTGATCTTAGGGCTACTTTTAACTTTTGCACTCAGTAAGCCTTTGAATGCGCTTTTGCTGGGCGAACATTACGCGCAAAGTCTGGGCGTAAGCATCAGGCAGTTACGCATAGGGGTAATTATTGCTACCAGCCTACTGGCGGGAGTAGTAACTGCATTTTGCGGTCCTATTGGCTTTATTGGGATTGCCGTACCCCACCTAAGCCGCGGGCTTTTTCATACTGCCCATCACGGAGTACTGATACCTGCCTGTGCTTTGCTGGGAGCTATCACTCTGCTGGCCTGTGATCTTATCTCTCAAGTGCCAGGCAGTGCTATAACACTACCGCTCAACGCCATCACGGCTCTTATCGGCTCTCCGGTAGTTATTTATGTGATTCTTAAGAACAGAAAACAACAGACTGCTTTCAGTTAA
- a CDS encoding ABC transporter substrate-binding protein gives MIDLNMHRLSGAALTPFIHACLLLIASLGLFACGSNSSQEHSQNHIPSAESDWREKLDITYARGFDISYEKGYKVLHLIQATDTTHYLLLPEGAERPNAYPEAQRINIPIKSMIALSTTHVALADFVNADSIIVALDNTQYVYDPQVRQRIEAGDITEVGASGSLNQEMVIALQADLLMVSGMPNTDLQKYNSIISSGTPVLINTEWMEQTALGKAEWVKLMAALLNQEALAKQKYESIVESYLNTAQLTTQVEERPAILSGSPFQGSWYVPGGKSYRSQLFTEAGGHWPWKDSAVVSMPIAFENIYAYGLEADYWLNPGMFNSLDELAAKDERFADFKAFREAKVYNHNLRLSPNGQGNDYFESGVVNPHLILKDLTHILHPQILPKHELYYYQKLK, from the coding sequence ATGATAGATTTAAATATGCATAGGCTGTCAGGCGCTGCTTTGACGCCTTTTATTCATGCGTGCCTACTGCTGATCGCAAGTTTAGGTTTATTTGCCTGTGGTAGCAACAGCTCTCAGGAGCATTCGCAAAACCATATACCCAGTGCTGAGTCAGACTGGAGAGAAAAGCTAGACATTACGTATGCCCGTGGTTTTGATATTAGCTACGAAAAGGGCTACAAAGTACTTCATCTCATTCAAGCTACTGACACAACACACTACCTGCTATTGCCTGAGGGTGCGGAGCGGCCTAATGCCTATCCTGAGGCACAGCGTATCAATATTCCTATCAAAAGCATGATCGCGCTCTCTACTACTCATGTAGCCCTGGCGGATTTTGTGAATGCAGATAGTATTATCGTAGCCCTGGACAATACACAATATGTCTATGATCCGCAGGTGCGGCAGAGAATTGAAGCAGGAGATATTACAGAAGTAGGTGCGTCAGGCAGCCTGAATCAGGAGATGGTGATAGCGCTACAGGCAGATCTGCTCATGGTATCCGGAATGCCCAATACTGATCTGCAAAAATACAACTCCATCATAAGTTCGGGTACTCCTGTACTTATCAATACGGAGTGGATGGAGCAGACCGCACTGGGCAAAGCAGAGTGGGTAAAACTAATGGCCGCTCTGCTCAATCAGGAAGCCTTGGCAAAACAAAAGTACGAATCTATAGTGGAAAGCTACTTGAACACTGCTCAGCTCACTACTCAGGTAGAAGAAAGACCAGCAATACTAAGCGGCTCTCCTTTTCAGGGCTCCTGGTATGTGCCGGGCGGTAAGAGTTATCGTAGCCAGCTTTTTACCGAAGCAGGAGGCCACTGGCCATGGAAAGACTCAGCAGTTGTAAGCATGCCCATCGCTTTTGAAAATATTTACGCCTATGGGCTGGAAGCTGACTATTGGTTGAATCCGGGCATGTTCAATTCACTGGACGAACTGGCAGCAAAAGATGAACGTTTTGCGGATTTCAAAGCTTTCCGGGAAGCTAAGGTTTACAACCACAACCTCAGGTTAAGCCCCAACGGTCAGGGAAACGACTATTTTGAAAGTGGCGTAGTTAATCCACACCTGATTTTGAAGGACCTTACTCATATTCTGCATCCGCAGATTCTGCCAAAGCATGAACTCTACTATTATCAAAAACTGAAATAG